One Onychomys torridus chromosome 17, mOncTor1.1, whole genome shotgun sequence genomic window carries:
- the Gdf1 gene encoding embryonic growth/differentiation factor 1, producing the protein MLPVRHHSGGRLLFLLLLLLPSTPPARAPAPSDPASALLRALGLHEAPRGVPTLRPVPPVMWRLFRRRDPQEARAGYPLRPCHVEELGVAGNIVRHIPDSGLLSRPLEPARTSGLCPKWTVAFDLSGVEPVERPTRARLELRLEAANGDMRGWELSVALSAEAEHPGPELLRVPVPPGLPLRADLLGAAVAANASVPRTLRLALSLHRGAATACARLAEASLLLVTLDPRLCPPPRSRRHTEPGVGGSSEGTCRTRRLHVSFREVGWHRWVIAPRGFLANFCQGTCTLPEALPGPGGPPAFNHAILRALMHAAAPTPGAGPPCCVPARLSPISVLFFDNSDNVVLRHYEDMVVDECGCR; encoded by the exons ATGCTCCCTGTCCGCCACCATTCTGGTGGCCGCCTCCTctttctgctcctgctcctgctcccctCAACGCCCCCGGCCCGCGCACCAGCACCCTCGGACCCCGCCTCTGCCCTGCTCCGGGCTCTGGGGCTGCACGAAGCGCCCCGGGGCGTCCCCACGCTCCGGCCTGTGCCTCCTGTCATGTGGCGCCTGTTCCGACGCCGCGACCCCCAAGAGGCCAGAGCGGGGTACCCTCTGCGACCGTGCCACGTGGAGGAACTGGGGGTCGCCGGAAACATCGTGCGCCACATCCCGGACAGCG GTTTGTTGTCCAGGCCCCTAGAGCCCGCCAGGACCTCGGGACTGTGCCCCAAGTGGACTGTCGCCTTCGACCTGTCTGGTGTGGAGCCTGTGGAGCGCCCGACACGCGCGCGGCTGGAGTTGCGGCTGGAGGCTGCGAACGGGGACATGCGCGGGTGGGAGCTAAGCGTGGCACTGTCGGCAGAGGCCGAGCATCCCGGGCCTGAGCTGCTGCGTGTGCCTGTGCCACCCGGGCTGCCACTGCGCGCCGACCTACTTGGGGCCGCGGTGGCTGCCAACGCGTCGGTGCCGCGCACCCTGCGCCTGGCGCTGTCGCTGCACCGTGGAGCCGCCACCGCCTGCGCGCGTCTGGCCGAGGCCTCGCTGCTGCTGGTGACGCTGGACCCGCGCCTGTGTCCCCCGCCACGGTCGCGGCGCCACACAGAGCCTGGGGTGGGCGGAAGTTCGGAAGGCACGTGCCGCACGCGACGGCTGCACGTGAGCTTCCGCGAGGTGGGCTGGCATCGTTGGGTGATCGCACCTCGTGGCTTCCTGGCCAACTTCTGCCAGGGCACGTGCACGCTGCCCGAAGCGCTGCCAGGACCCGGAGGGCCACCTGCATTCAACCACGCCATCCTGCGAGCGCTTATGCACGCAGCCGCCCCCACTCCGGGCGCAGGCCCGCCCTGCTGCGTGCCCGCGCGCCTGTCACCCATCTCCGTTCTCTTCTTCGACAACAGTGATAACGTGGTGCTGCGACACTACGAGGACATGGTGGTGGATGAGTGTGGCTGCCGCTGA